From a region of the Pecten maximus chromosome 18, xPecMax1.1, whole genome shotgun sequence genome:
- the LOC117316511 gene encoding solute carrier family 25 member 51-like, with amino-acid sequence MKHIGTGNAGSAELDRGKMKGPYVFALSQVLHDHSEFVCGGGAALFNITTTFPINKVMFRQQLYGVRTLRALGQLKKEGLRNLYRGFLPPLLQKTTSMSLMFGSYYKIQRTLKQEFPNLWTPVNRTSAAIMAGVFESVLTPFERVQVLMQDRNYYSRFNNTIHAFKEVRVLGLKEFYRGQSAILYRNCSSNIAFFLVRDYLMEAHSQASSEYGQFAVNFFSGAFLGAAISTACYPINVVKVRVQSNLGGRFCGFWEMFFVVLKERDYSVRKLFRGVHVNYTRSFLTWGINNAVYELLMKHLFNKSVHDEES; translated from the coding sequence ATGAAACATATTGGTACTGGTAATGCAGGATCTGCTGAACTTGATAGAGGGAAGATGAAAGGCCCGTATGTCTTTGCCCTTTCCCAGGTTTTACATGACCATAGCGAATTTGTCTGTGGTGGAGGAGCTGCCCTCTTCAATATAACCACAACATTTCCTATCAACAAAGTCATGTTTCGCCAGCAGCTTTATGGTGTTCGTACATTGCGGGCCCTTGGACAACTAAAGAAAGAAGGACTTCGAAACCTTTACCGAGGATTTCTGCCGCCTCTTCTTCAGAAAACTACATCTATGTCCCTCATGTTTGGCTCCTATTACAAGATACAGAGAACTTTGAAGCAGGAGTTTCCAAATCTATGGACACCTGTCAATCGCACATCTGCAGCTATCATGGCAGGTGTTTTTGAATCCGTTTTAACACCTTTTGAACGTGTTCAGGTTCTCATGCAGGACAGAAATTATTACAGTAGGttcaataatacaatacatgccTTTAAGGAGGTAAGGGTTTTAGGATTAAAGGAATTTTACCGAGGCCAGTCAGCAATTCTGTACAGGAATTGCTCCAGCAATATTGCCTTTTTCCTGGTGAGAGATTACCTCATGGAGGCTCATTCACAGGCCAGCTCTGAGTACGGACAATTCGCTGTAAACTTTTTCAGTGGTGCTTTTCTTGGTGCAGCAATCAGTACTGCTTGCTATCCCATCAACGTCGTCAAGGTCCGAGTACAGTCAAATCTAGGAGGTCGGTTCTGTGGATTTTGGGAAATGTTTTTCGTTGTTCTTAAAGAGCGCGACTATAGTGTCCGTAAGCTCTTCCGTGGAGTACATGTTAATTACACCCGGTCTTTCCTCACCTGGGGGATCAACAACGCAGTGTATGAACTTTTGATGAAACACTTATTTAACAAATCTGTACATGATGAAGAATCCTAG